One genomic segment of Deltaproteobacteria bacterium GWC2_65_14 includes these proteins:
- a CDS encoding phosphoribosylformylglycinamidine synthase: MKLLHFHRSPALSGTKRSDLLAFVRKHVSPHLRGIESEHCFNVETSEPLTDAEIETLRWLLAETFEADRFAPGSFLAGKQVLEAGPRMNFTTAWSANAVSVCHACGLGKIRRIERSRRYRLIAGRKIGNDRAARFLSEVHDRMTECPYPKPLSTFETGIRPEPFRVVPLIEEGIPALQRINTELGLGLDAWDVDYYHDLFVKDLRRNPTDVECFDLSQSNSEHSRHWFFRGKLEVDGKRIPETLFRIVKDPLRANPGNSLIAFKDNSSAIRGYRIRTILPEEPGRCSRFLEAGPTYHLIFTAETHNFPSGVAPFPGAETGTGGRIRDVQATGRGGLVVAGTAAYCVGNLRIPGYRLPWEDDTFAYPDNLASPLAIEIEASNGASDYGNKFGEPVIQGFTRSFGMRLPGGERREWIKPIMFTGGIGQMDARHVDKGLPEPEMLVTKIGGPAYRIGMGGGAASSMIQGENVADLDFNAVQRGDAEMEQKVNRVLRACVEMGDGNPIVSIHDQGAGGNCNVVKEIVYPAGARIEVRKIQSGDDTLSVLELWGAEYQEQNALLIRPESAPLFTAVCRREKVPCAYIGKITGDGRIVLHDENDGSTPVDLDLEKVLGDMPQKKFRLDRIPPVLAPLRLPRGLTVRQALDRVLRLLSVGSKRFLTNKVDRSVTGLVARQQCAGPLQLTVSDVAVIAQSHFGKTGAAISIGEQPLKTLIDPAAMARITVAEAVTNLVWAKIRRLEDVKCSGNWMWAAKLPGEGAKLYDAAVALREVLIDLGIAIDGGKDSLSMAARVGSGTAAETVKSPGTLVISAYAPCPDITKVATPDIKRPGKSRLLLIDLGGGRDRLGGSALAQVYGQVGIEPPDLDDPKLLKRAFDAIQRLIGKGLVLSGHDRSDGGLVTTLLEMAFAGNCGLSVSVEGRGAIPSLFSEEPGLVIEYLPGDERAVLSQLKKTKVHFRILGGTTTAKRIRIRFANRTVLNEDMRVLRETWEETSHRLERLQADPKCARAEKRNSYDRKGPSYKLAFDPRPPSPALLRRKDKPAVAVIREEGSNSDREMSSAFHQAGFEVWDVTMTDFLEGTVDLSRFRGAAFVGGFSYADVLDSAKGWAGVIRFNRSIQEQFRRFYERPDTFSLGVCNGCQLMALLGWVPWQGIGDRHQPRFIRNRSGRFESRFSTVRILESPSILLQGMAGSTLGIWVAHGEGRAFFPKRSILSKVEAQSLAPVRYVDDRGKVTTEYPFNPNGAANGIAALCSPDGRHLAIMPHPERTFLTWQWGFMPEEWKKNLKISPWLTMFLNARKWCGKR; this comes from the coding sequence ATGAAGCTGCTCCATTTCCACAGAAGCCCCGCCCTCTCCGGGACGAAGCGGTCCGACCTTCTGGCATTCGTCCGGAAGCACGTCTCCCCCCACCTCCGGGGGATCGAATCGGAGCACTGCTTCAACGTCGAGACCTCGGAGCCGCTGACCGACGCGGAGATCGAAACGCTCCGGTGGCTCCTGGCCGAGACCTTCGAGGCGGACCGGTTCGCACCCGGAAGTTTTCTCGCCGGAAAGCAGGTCCTCGAAGCGGGCCCGCGGATGAACTTCACCACGGCCTGGTCCGCGAACGCGGTCTCGGTCTGCCACGCCTGTGGGTTGGGGAAGATCCGGAGGATCGAGCGGTCGAGACGGTACCGGCTGATCGCGGGCCGGAAGATCGGGAATGACCGGGCGGCGAGGTTTTTGTCCGAAGTCCACGACCGGATGACCGAGTGCCCCTATCCAAAACCGCTCTCCACCTTCGAGACGGGGATCCGCCCGGAACCCTTCCGCGTCGTCCCGCTCATCGAGGAGGGGATCCCGGCGCTGCAGAGGATCAACACCGAACTGGGGCTGGGGCTGGACGCCTGGGACGTCGACTACTACCACGACCTCTTCGTGAAGGATCTCCGGAGAAACCCGACCGACGTCGAGTGCTTCGACCTCTCGCAGTCGAACAGCGAGCACTCCCGCCACTGGTTCTTCCGGGGGAAACTGGAGGTGGACGGGAAGCGGATCCCGGAAACGCTGTTCCGGATCGTGAAGGATCCGCTCAGGGCGAACCCGGGAAACAGCCTGATCGCCTTCAAGGACAACTCGAGCGCGATCCGGGGGTACCGGATCCGGACGATCCTCCCGGAGGAGCCGGGGCGCTGCTCCCGGTTCCTGGAGGCCGGCCCGACCTACCACCTGATCTTCACGGCGGAGACCCACAACTTCCCGAGCGGGGTCGCCCCCTTCCCCGGGGCGGAGACCGGCACCGGGGGGCGGATCCGGGACGTCCAGGCGACGGGACGCGGGGGGCTGGTCGTCGCCGGCACCGCCGCCTACTGCGTCGGGAACCTGCGGATCCCCGGCTACCGCCTCCCCTGGGAGGACGATACGTTCGCCTACCCGGACAACCTCGCGTCGCCCCTGGCGATCGAGATCGAGGCCTCCAACGGCGCCTCCGACTACGGGAACAAGTTCGGCGAGCCGGTGATCCAGGGTTTCACCCGGTCGTTCGGGATGCGGCTTCCCGGCGGGGAGCGGAGGGAGTGGATCAAGCCGATCATGTTCACCGGCGGGATCGGGCAGATGGACGCCCGGCACGTGGACAAGGGGCTGCCGGAGCCGGAGATGCTCGTCACGAAGATCGGCGGGCCCGCCTACCGGATCGGGATGGGAGGCGGGGCTGCCTCCAGCATGATCCAGGGGGAGAATGTCGCGGACCTCGATTTCAACGCCGTCCAGCGGGGCGACGCCGAGATGGAGCAGAAGGTGAACCGGGTCCTGCGCGCCTGCGTCGAGATGGGGGACGGGAACCCGATCGTCAGCATCCACGACCAGGGGGCCGGCGGGAACTGCAACGTCGTCAAGGAGATCGTCTACCCGGCGGGCGCCCGGATCGAGGTCCGGAAGATCCAGAGCGGGGACGACACCCTCTCCGTGCTCGAGCTGTGGGGGGCCGAGTACCAGGAGCAGAACGCGCTGCTGATCCGGCCCGAAAGCGCCCCGCTCTTCACGGCGGTCTGCCGCAGGGAGAAGGTCCCCTGCGCCTACATCGGGAAGATCACCGGGGACGGGCGGATCGTGCTGCACGACGAGAACGACGGGAGCACGCCGGTCGACCTCGACCTGGAGAAGGTCCTGGGCGACATGCCGCAGAAGAAGTTCCGGCTCGACCGGATCCCTCCCGTCCTTGCGCCGCTTCGGCTTCCGCGGGGGCTGACGGTCCGGCAGGCGCTCGACCGGGTGCTGCGGCTGCTCTCGGTCGGTTCGAAGCGGTTCCTGACGAACAAGGTCGACCGCAGCGTCACCGGGCTGGTCGCCCGGCAGCAGTGCGCGGGGCCGCTGCAGCTGACCGTGTCGGACGTCGCCGTGATCGCCCAGAGCCACTTCGGGAAGACCGGCGCGGCGATCTCGATCGGCGAGCAACCGCTGAAGACGCTGATCGACCCGGCCGCGATGGCCCGGATCACCGTGGCCGAGGCGGTGACGAACCTGGTCTGGGCGAAGATCCGCCGGCTCGAGGACGTGAAGTGCTCCGGGAACTGGATGTGGGCGGCGAAGCTTCCCGGGGAGGGGGCGAAGCTCTACGACGCGGCCGTTGCCCTGCGGGAAGTCCTGATCGACCTGGGGATCGCGATCGACGGGGGGAAGGACAGCCTCTCGATGGCGGCAAGAGTGGGCTCCGGGACCGCGGCCGAGACGGTCAAGTCGCCCGGGACGCTGGTGATCTCGGCCTACGCCCCCTGCCCCGACATCACGAAGGTGGCCACCCCCGACATCAAGCGGCCGGGGAAAAGCCGGCTGCTCCTCATCGACCTCGGAGGGGGGCGGGACCGGCTCGGCGGGTCGGCGCTGGCCCAGGTGTACGGGCAGGTCGGGATCGAGCCGCCCGACCTGGACGACCCGAAGCTCCTGAAGCGGGCGTTCGATGCGATCCAGCGGCTGATCGGGAAAGGGCTCGTCCTCTCCGGGCACGACCGAAGCGACGGCGGGCTGGTCACGACGCTGCTCGAGATGGCGTTCGCCGGGAACTGCGGGCTCTCGGTTTCCGTGGAGGGGCGCGGGGCGATCCCCTCCCTCTTCTCCGAGGAGCCGGGGCTGGTGATCGAGTACCTCCCCGGGGACGAGCGGGCCGTCCTCTCGCAGTTGAAAAAGACGAAGGTCCACTTCCGGATCCTCGGCGGGACGACGACGGCGAAGCGGATTCGGATCCGGTTTGCGAACCGGACCGTTCTGAACGAGGACATGCGGGTCCTGCGGGAGACCTGGGAGGAGACCAGCCACCGGCTGGAGCGCCTGCAGGCGGACCCGAAATGCGCACGGGCGGAGAAGCGCAACAGCTACGACCGGAAGGGGCCGTCCTACAAACTCGCCTTCGACCCGCGCCCCCCCTCCCCCGCCCTGCTGCGGAGGAAGGACAAGCCGGCGGTGGCGGTGATCCGGGAGGAGGGAAGCAACAGCGACCGGGAGATGTCGTCGGCCTTCCACCAGGCCGGGTTCGAGGTCTGGGACGTGACGATGACCGACTTCCTCGAGGGGACGGTCGACCTTTCCCGCTTCCGCGGCGCGGCCTTCGTCGGGGGCTTCAGCTACGCCGACGTCCTCGACTCCGCCAAGGGATGGGCCGGGGTGATCCGGTTCAACCGGAGCATTCAGGAGCAGTTCCGGCGTTTCTACGAACGGCCCGACACCTTCTCCCTGGGGGTGTGCAACGGCTGCCAGCTGATGGCGCTGCTGGGGTGGGTCCCCTGGCAGGGGATCGGGGACCGGCACCAGCCCCGCTTCATCCGGAACCGGTCCGGGCGGTTCGAGTCGCGCTTCTCCACGGTACGGATCCTCGAAAGCCCCTCCATCCTGCTCCAGGGGATGGCCGGCTCCACGCTGGGGATCTGGGTGGCGCACGGAGAAGGGAGGGCCTTCTTCCCGAAGCGGTCGATCCTCTCGAAGGTGGAGGCGCAGTCGCTCGCCCCGGTCCGCTACGTCGACGACCGGGGGAAGGTGACGACGGAGTATCCCTTCAACCCGAACGGGGCGGCGAACGGGATCGCCGCGCTCTGCTCCCCCGACGGCCGGCACCTGGCGATAATGCCCCACCCGGAGCGGACATTTCTTACGTGGCAATGGGGGTTTATGCCAGAGGAATGGAAGAAAAACCTTAAGATCTCTCCGTGGCTCACCATGTTCCTGAACGCCCGGAAGTGGTGCGGAAAGCGCTGA
- a CDS encoding NAD-dependent deacetylase: MDAGTAYRRAAEAIGRSKALVVAAGAGMGVDSGLPDFRGEKGFWNAYPMYERLGISFVGAANPRNFHGDPAFGWGFYGHRTNLYRDTRPHEGFRILARWIERFGLAHFVVTSNVDGQFQKAGFREEEILEVHGSIHHLQCLSPCSGAIWPNREEIPVDHDTMRALSIPRCVRCGGVARPNVLMFGDFSWVGDRTADQESLFGEFLGEIRGRATVVVELGAGTAIPTIRRLSERLGERSGVTVVRINPREPWIDEPHLSIPEAALAALRAIDASLEPG, translated from the coding sequence ATGGACGCCGGAACGGCCTATCGGCGGGCGGCGGAGGCGATCGGGAGGTCGAAGGCGCTGGTCGTCGCCGCCGGCGCCGGGATGGGGGTCGATTCCGGGCTCCCCGACTTCCGGGGGGAGAAGGGGTTCTGGAACGCCTATCCGATGTACGAGCGGCTCGGAATCTCCTTCGTGGGGGCCGCCAACCCGAGGAACTTCCACGGCGACCCGGCCTTCGGCTGGGGCTTCTACGGCCACCGGACGAACCTCTACCGCGACACGCGGCCGCACGAGGGGTTCCGGATCCTCGCCCGCTGGATCGAGCGGTTCGGCCTGGCGCATTTCGTCGTCACCTCGAACGTGGACGGCCAGTTCCAGAAGGCGGGATTCCGGGAGGAGGAGATTCTCGAGGTCCACGGCTCGATCCACCACCTCCAATGCCTTTCCCCCTGCTCCGGCGCGATCTGGCCGAACCGGGAGGAGATCCCGGTCGATCACGACACCATGCGGGCCCTGTCGATCCCGCGCTGCGTCCGCTGCGGCGGTGTGGCCCGCCCCAACGTCCTCATGTTCGGCGACTTCTCCTGGGTCGGCGACCGCACCGCGGATCAGGAGAGCCTCTTCGGGGAATTTCTCGGGGAGATCCGGGGGCGCGCGACGGTGGTCGTCGAACTGGGGGCCGGCACGGCGATCCCGACGATCCGGAGGCTGAGCGAGCGGCTGGGGGAGAGGAGCGGCGTGACCGTCGTCCGGATCAATCCCCGGGAGCCCTGGATCGACGAGCCGCACCTGTCGATCCCCGAGGCGGCACTGGCGGCGCTGCGCGCGATCGACGCGTCGCTGGAACCGGGGTGA
- a CDS encoding carbamoyl phosphate synthase large subunit, translated as MPRRDDIDKILIIGSGPIIIGQACEFDYSGTQACKALKTLGYRIVLVNSNPATIMTDPAMADVTYIEPLNVESLTEIIEKERPDALLPNLGGQTGLNLSSALAREGVLEKYGVKVIGVNVDAIRRGEDRQEFKNTMTRLGLDMPRSDIAHSLEEARGVVQRIGFPVVIRPAYTLGGTGGGFAYNLEEFQTIVSRGLSVSPVGQVLVEESVLGWEELELEVVRDAKGQKITVCFIENVDAMGVHTGDSFCTAPMLTIDPKLQDRLQKHSYDIVDAIEVIGGTNVQFAHDPKTGRVVVIEINPRTSRSSALASKATGFPIAFVSSLLACGLTLDEIPYWRDGTLEKYTPSGDYVVVKFARWAFEKFKGVQDRLGTQMRAVGEVMSIGKTYKEAFQKSIRSLEIDRYGLGFAKDFHRRTLPELMEALSDPTSERQFLMYEALRKGATTQVLYEKTHIKPWFIEQMRELVLLEERLLAHKGGLPPDDLLVQAKQDGFADRYLSRILGVSEAAVRGKRIALGLAEAWDAVPVSGVEDAAYYYSTYNAPDRVKTSGRPKVLVLGGGPNRIGQGIEFDYCCVHAAFAIREAGYESIMINCNPETVSTDYDTSDKLYFEPLTVEDVLAIYEKEKPVGAIVQFGGQTPLNIAAELEAAGVRILGTSPSTIDLAEDRDRFRRIIAKLGIPQPESGMASTLEEAVDIAAAIGYPLMVRPSYVLGGRAMEKVHDEEMLREYVAKAVEISPERPILIDRFLEEAIEAEADAIADGTDAFVPAVMEHIELAGVHSGDSACVIPPVNIPRRHIDTIEEYTRKIAVELGVVGLMNIQYAIADDIVYILEANPRASRTVPIVSKVCNLPMARLATQVILGKTLADLSLARRPVPHFGVKEAVFPFNMFPEVDPILGPEMRSTGEVLGMAENYGEAFFKAQVAASQLLPLEGTVLITVSERDRPGALEAARRFAEEGFSIVATEGTQKYLAEHGIAAAPILKEHEGRPNITDAIKNREIHLVVNTPVGKTGAHDDSYIRKAAIKYKVPYITTTAAAIAAAKGISEMRRGHGAVRSLQHYHARISG; from the coding sequence ATGCCAAGGCGAGACGATATCGACAAGATCCTGATCATCGGGTCCGGACCGATCATCATCGGGCAGGCGTGCGAGTTCGACTATTCCGGCACGCAGGCGTGCAAGGCCCTCAAGACGCTCGGCTACCGGATCGTCCTGGTGAACTCCAACCCGGCCACGATCATGACCGACCCGGCGATGGCGGACGTCACCTACATCGAGCCGCTGAACGTGGAGTCGCTGACCGAGATCATCGAGAAGGAGCGGCCCGACGCGCTGCTGCCGAACCTGGGCGGGCAGACGGGCCTGAACCTCTCCTCGGCGCTGGCCCGGGAGGGTGTCCTCGAGAAGTACGGGGTGAAGGTGATCGGGGTAAACGTGGACGCGATCCGGCGGGGCGAGGACCGGCAGGAGTTCAAGAACACGATGACCCGGCTGGGACTCGACATGCCCCGCAGCGACATCGCCCACAGCCTCGAGGAGGCCAGGGGGGTCGTCCAGCGGATCGGCTTCCCCGTCGTGATCCGTCCCGCCTACACCCTCGGGGGGACGGGGGGAGGGTTCGCCTACAACCTGGAGGAGTTCCAGACGATCGTGAGCCGGGGGCTCTCCGTGAGCCCCGTCGGGCAGGTGCTCGTCGAGGAGTCGGTCCTGGGCTGGGAGGAGCTCGAGCTCGAGGTGGTCCGGGACGCCAAGGGGCAGAAGATCACCGTCTGCTTCATCGAGAACGTGGACGCGATGGGGGTGCACACCGGAGACTCCTTCTGCACCGCCCCGATGCTGACGATCGACCCGAAGCTCCAGGACCGGCTCCAGAAGCACTCCTACGACATCGTCGACGCCATCGAGGTGATCGGGGGGACGAACGTCCAGTTCGCCCACGACCCGAAGACGGGGCGGGTGGTGGTCATCGAGATCAACCCGCGCACCTCCCGCTCCTCGGCCCTCGCGTCGAAGGCGACCGGCTTCCCGATCGCCTTCGTCTCGTCTCTGCTCGCCTGCGGGTTGACGCTCGACGAGATCCCCTACTGGCGGGACGGGACGCTCGAGAAGTACACCCCCTCCGGGGACTACGTCGTGGTCAAGTTCGCCCGGTGGGCCTTCGAGAAGTTCAAGGGGGTGCAGGACCGGCTCGGGACCCAGATGCGGGCCGTGGGCGAGGTGATGAGCATCGGGAAGACCTACAAGGAGGCGTTCCAGAAGTCGATCCGCTCCCTGGAGATCGACCGCTACGGGCTGGGCTTCGCGAAGGACTTTCACCGGAGGACGCTCCCGGAGCTGATGGAGGCCCTCTCCGACCCGACGAGCGAACGGCAGTTCCTCATGTACGAGGCGCTCCGCAAGGGGGCGACGACCCAGGTCCTCTACGAAAAGACGCACATCAAGCCCTGGTTCATCGAGCAGATGCGGGAACTGGTGCTGCTCGAGGAGCGTCTGCTGGCGCACAAGGGGGGTCTTCCCCCCGACGACCTCCTGGTCCAGGCGAAGCAGGACGGCTTCGCCGACCGGTACCTCTCCCGGATCCTGGGGGTGTCCGAGGCGGCGGTCCGCGGGAAACGGATCGCTTTGGGCCTCGCCGAGGCGTGGGACGCGGTGCCGGTGAGCGGCGTGGAGGACGCCGCCTACTACTACTCCACCTACAACGCCCCCGACCGGGTGAAGACGAGCGGACGGCCCAAGGTCCTCGTCCTCGGGGGGGGACCGAATCGGATCGGCCAGGGGATCGAGTTCGACTACTGCTGCGTCCACGCCGCGTTCGCCATCCGCGAGGCGGGCTACGAGTCGATCATGATCAACTGCAACCCGGAGACCGTTTCGACCGACTACGACACCTCCGACAAGCTCTACTTCGAGCCGCTGACCGTCGAGGACGTGCTCGCGATCTACGAGAAGGAGAAGCCGGTCGGGGCGATCGTCCAGTTCGGCGGGCAGACCCCGCTGAACATCGCGGCGGAGCTGGAGGCGGCGGGGGTTCGGATCCTGGGGACCTCGCCGTCGACGATCGACCTGGCCGAGGACCGGGACCGGTTCCGGCGGATCATCGCGAAGCTGGGGATCCCCCAGCCGGAGTCGGGAATGGCGAGCACCCTCGAGGAGGCGGTCGACATCGCCGCCGCCATCGGCTACCCGCTGATGGTCCGCCCCTCCTACGTCCTCGGGGGGCGCGCCATGGAGAAGGTGCACGACGAGGAGATGCTCCGGGAGTATGTGGCCAAGGCGGTGGAGATCTCCCCGGAGCGCCCGATCCTGATCGACCGGTTCCTGGAGGAGGCCATCGAAGCGGAGGCGGACGCCATCGCCGACGGGACCGACGCCTTCGTCCCGGCGGTGATGGAGCATATCGAGCTGGCCGGGGTCCACTCCGGCGACTCGGCCTGCGTGATCCCCCCGGTGAACATCCCCCGCCGGCACATCGACACGATCGAGGAGTACACCCGGAAGATCGCGGTGGAGCTGGGGGTGGTGGGGCTGATGAACATCCAGTACGCCATCGCCGACGACATCGTCTACATCCTCGAGGCGAACCCCCGGGCCAGCCGAACGGTCCCGATCGTGAGCAAGGTCTGCAACCTCCCGATGGCGCGGCTCGCCACCCAGGTGATTCTCGGGAAAACGCTGGCGGACCTCTCCCTGGCGCGCCGCCCGGTCCCCCACTTCGGGGTCAAGGAGGCGGTGTTCCCCTTCAACATGTTCCCGGAGGTCGATCCGATCCTCGGACCGGAGATGCGCTCCACCGGCGAGGTCCTCGGGATGGCGGAGAACTACGGGGAGGCCTTCTTCAAGGCGCAGGTCGCCGCCTCCCAGCTCCTCCCGCTCGAGGGGACGGTCCTCATCACGGTCTCCGAGCGCGACCGGCCGGGCGCGCTCGAGGCGGCCCGCCGCTTCGCCGAAGAGGGGTTCTCCATCGTCGCCACCGAAGGGACGCAGAAGTATCTCGCCGAACACGGGATCGCCGCCGCGCCGATCCTGAAGGAGCACGAGGGGCGTCCGAACATCACCGACGCCATCAAGAACCGGGAGATCCACCTGGTCGTCAACACGCCGGTCGGGAAGACCGGAGCCCACGACGACTCCTACATCCGGAAGGCGGCCATCAAGTACAAGGTCCCCTACATCACCACCACGGCGGCCGCGATCGCCGCCGCCAAGGGGATCTCGGAGATGCGCAGGGGGCACGGTGCGGTGAGGAGTCTGCAGCACTACCACGCGAGGATCTCGGGCTGA
- a CDS encoding phosphoglucomutase, alpha-D-glucose phosphate-specific (catalyzes the interconversion of alpha-D-glucose 1-phosphate to alpha-D-glucose 6-phosphate) produces MAGKPADPERLVDVGKLLSAYFTERPDPSAPEQRVAFGTSGHRGSSFSRSFNEAHILAVTQAICEFRATRGTAGPLFLGMDTHALSGPAFETALEVLAANGVEVRIDREGGYTPTPAISHAILSHNLGRKTGLADGIVVTPSHNPPEDGGFKYNPPHGGPAGTGETRWIEQRANELLAEGLRGIRRIPQAKARSAGTTRRHDYVGSYVADLGSVLDLEAIREAGLRIGVDPLGGAGVGYWAPIAERYRLSIEVVNDRVDPTFRFMTLDWDGKIRMDCSSRYAMANLIRLKDRFDVAFANDPDTDRHGIVTPGAGLLNPNHYLAAAVFHLFSGRTGWPKEAAVGKTVVSSGMIDRVAAGMGRRLVEVPVGFKWFVEGLLDGSFGFGGEESAGASFLRKDGTAWTTDKDGILLNLLAAEMTAVRGRDPGEVYRELTGRYGEPVYERIDAPATKTQKEILARLSPEQVEATGLAGERILSIRTDAPGNGAPIGGLKVAAENGWFAARPSGTEDVYKIYAESFRGTEHLRRIQEEAQALVDRVFAKG; encoded by the coding sequence ATGGCCGGAAAGCCGGCAGACCCGGAGAGGCTGGTCGACGTGGGGAAGCTCCTGTCCGCCTACTTCACGGAGCGCCCCGATCCTTCCGCGCCGGAGCAGCGGGTCGCCTTCGGCACCTCCGGCCACCGCGGCTCCTCCTTCTCCCGCAGCTTCAACGAGGCGCACATCCTCGCGGTGACCCAGGCGATCTGCGAGTTCCGGGCGACGCGGGGGACCGCCGGGCCGCTGTTCCTCGGGATGGACACTCACGCCCTTTCCGGGCCGGCCTTCGAGACGGCGCTCGAGGTGCTGGCGGCCAACGGAGTCGAGGTGAGGATCGACCGGGAGGGGGGATACACGCCGACGCCGGCGATCTCCCACGCGATCCTCTCCCACAACCTGGGACGGAAGACGGGCCTGGCCGACGGGATCGTCGTGACCCCATCCCACAACCCGCCGGAGGACGGGGGGTTCAAGTACAACCCTCCGCACGGGGGACCGGCCGGCACCGGGGAGACCCGCTGGATCGAGCAGCGGGCGAACGAGTTGCTGGCGGAGGGACTGCGCGGGATCCGGCGGATCCCGCAGGCGAAGGCCCGTTCCGCCGGGACGACGCGAAGGCACGATTATGTCGGATCCTACGTGGCCGACCTGGGATCGGTCCTCGACCTGGAGGCGATCCGGGAGGCCGGACTTCGGATCGGCGTGGACCCCCTCGGGGGGGCGGGGGTGGGCTACTGGGCGCCGATCGCCGAGCGCTACCGGCTTTCGATCGAGGTGGTCAACGACAGGGTCGACCCGACCTTCCGGTTCATGACGCTGGACTGGGACGGGAAGATCCGGATGGACTGCTCCTCCCGGTACGCGATGGCGAACCTGATCCGCCTCAAGGACCGGTTCGACGTCGCCTTCGCGAACGACCCCGACACCGACCGGCACGGGATCGTCACGCCCGGCGCCGGGCTCCTGAATCCCAACCACTACCTCGCGGCGGCAGTCTTCCACCTCTTCTCCGGAAGGACGGGCTGGCCGAAGGAGGCCGCCGTCGGCAAGACGGTGGTGAGCAGCGGCATGATCGACCGGGTCGCCGCCGGCATGGGGAGGCGCCTGGTCGAGGTGCCGGTCGGCTTCAAGTGGTTCGTCGAGGGGCTTCTCGACGGGTCGTTCGGCTTCGGCGGAGAGGAGAGCGCCGGCGCCTCCTTTTTACGGAAGGACGGGACCGCCTGGACCACCGACAAGGACGGCATCCTCCTGAACCTCCTCGCGGCCGAGATGACGGCGGTCCGCGGCCGGGATCCCGGCGAGGTCTACCGGGAGCTGACCGGGCGCTACGGGGAGCCCGTCTACGAGCGGATCGACGCGCCGGCCACCAAGACGCAGAAGGAGATCCTCGCGAGGCTTTCCCCCGAACAGGTCGAGGCCACCGGGCTTGCCGGGGAGAGGATCCTGTCGATCCGGACCGATGCGCCCGGGAACGGGGCGCCGATCGGGGGCTTGAAGGTGGCGGCGGAAAACGGCTGGTTCGCCGCCCGTCCCTCGGGGACCGAGGATGTCTACAAGATCTACGCGGAGAGCTTCCGGGGAACGGAGCATCTGCGCCGGATCCAGGAGGAGGCGCAGGCGCTCGTCGACCGGGTGTTCGCGAAAGGATAG
- a CDS encoding MFS transporter, protein MPGGGALNDSRMHYGWVIVLAGSLTLFACLGLGRFAFGMLLPSMGKALSLEYDRMGFIGTGNFAGYLAAVAMAPFFMRRFGSRATITAGLGILSVCMLLIGSTGEFLPVLVLYTVTGVGSGLANVPMMVVVAHWFARSRRGGATGYMLSGNGIAIIFAGFLVPFLNRTLGPDGWRTGWRILGGLSVLVAVAAWLLLRNSPAEMGLRPVGETGNPGNPSPGNPAAGRAAPAANPWKGIIAHLGVIYFLFGLTYMVYGTFIVTTMVAERGMAEALAGRFWAFVGFFGLFSGPLFGSLSDRIGRKRGFMAVFAVHTVAYGLAASSLGNWALYLSVFLYGIAAWSIPTIMGAAVVDYLGPERAAVGFSAVTFFFGAGQTLGPGLAGVVAKAAGSFSVSYLLSAVATGIAVFVAFLLKPPRGEEAASP, encoded by the coding sequence ATACCGGGCGGGGGCGCATTGAACGATTCCAGAATGCACTACGGCTGGGTCATCGTCCTGGCCGGATCGCTCACCCTCTTCGCCTGCCTGGGGCTTGGCCGGTTCGCCTTCGGCATGCTCCTCCCCTCGATGGGAAAGGCGCTTTCGCTCGAGTATGACCGGATGGGGTTCATCGGCACCGGGAACTTCGCCGGGTACCTGGCGGCGGTCGCGATGGCTCCGTTCTTCATGCGGCGGTTCGGCTCGCGGGCGACGATCACGGCCGGACTCGGGATCCTTTCGGTCTGCATGCTCCTGATCGGGAGCACCGGGGAGTTCCTTCCCGTGCTCGTCCTCTACACCGTGACCGGCGTCGGAAGCGGCCTGGCGAACGTCCCGATGATGGTGGTCGTCGCGCACTGGTTCGCCCGAAGCCGCCGCGGCGGGGCGACCGGGTACATGCTCTCCGGTAACGGGATCGCGATCATCTTCGCCGGCTTTCTCGTCCCCTTCCTGAACCGGACGCTGGGCCCGGACGGGTGGCGAACCGGGTGGCGCATCCTGGGGGGGCTGTCGGTGCTGGTCGCCGTGGCGGCCTGGCTTCTCCTGCGCAACTCGCCGGCCGAGATGGGGCTGCGCCCGGTCGGCGAAACGGGCAACCCCGGGAACCCCTCTCCCGGGAATCCGGCGGCCGGAAGGGCTGCCCCCGCCGCGAATCCCTGGAAAGGGATCATCGCCCACCTCGGGGTCATCTACTTCCTGTTCGGACTGACCTACATGGTGTACGGAACCTTCATCGTCACCACGATGGTCGCCGAGCGGGGGATGGCGGAGGCGCTGGCGGGCCGCTTCTGGGCCTTCGTCGGCTTCTTCGGGCTGTTCTCGGGCCCCCTCTTCGGCTCGCTGTCCGACCGGATCGGGAGGAAACGGGGGTTCATGGCGGTATTCGCGGTGCACACCGTGGCCTACGGACTGGCCGCCTCCAGTTTGGGGAACTGGGCCCTCTACCTGTCGGTGTTCCTCTACGGGATCGCCGCCTGGTCGATCCCCACGATCATGGGGGCCGCGGTGGTGGACTACCTGGGACCGGAACGCGCGGCCGTGGGATTCTCCGCCGTCACCTTCTTCTTCGGCGCGGGGCAGACCCTGGGCCCCGGGCTGGCCGGGGTCGTCGCGAAGGCGGCCGGGAGCTTCTCCGTCAGCTACCTGCTGTCGGCCGTCGCGACGGGGATCGCCGTCTTCGTGGCGTTCCTGCTGAAGCCGCCGCGCGGGGAGGAGGCCGCCTCCCCGTAG